Proteins co-encoded in one Bremerella sp. TYQ1 genomic window:
- a CDS encoding DUF1559 domain-containing protein produces MRLHPKATLLRRAFTLVELLVVIAIIGVLIALLLPAVQQAREAARRIQCTNNIKQVGLAMHNYHDTFLSFPITYQNDSANWTVAILAMMEHGNLQERYDYDLDWDEGTNLDLAAEMPEAFVCPSNPSAGNVLSGNGFETTDYSVLRNASNWEFTNSLFQSSGPYKMRDITDGTSNTCMTYESAGRADWWVEGKRNPGQSGYTHSYGTTRDGWTSRTNAGWMFTCEVDMNAAGNDMTAVYWSTGNRVFNVSNWFGAPYSFHPGGVQMGMADASVRFVPETVTYENIVAFTSINGGEILGEY; encoded by the coding sequence TATCGGTGTCTTGATCGCTTTATTGTTGCCGGCTGTGCAACAGGCCCGTGAAGCTGCTCGCCGAATCCAGTGCACCAACAATATCAAGCAAGTTGGCTTGGCGATGCACAACTACCACGACACGTTCCTCAGCTTTCCGATTACCTATCAAAACGACTCGGCGAACTGGACCGTTGCGATCTTGGCGATGATGGAACATGGCAACCTACAGGAACGCTACGACTACGATCTCGACTGGGACGAAGGAACCAATTTGGATCTAGCCGCAGAAATGCCAGAAGCATTCGTCTGCCCTTCCAATCCATCGGCTGGCAACGTGCTTAGTGGCAACGGTTTTGAAACGACCGACTATTCGGTCCTGCGAAATGCGTCGAACTGGGAGTTCACCAACTCGCTGTTTCAATCGTCTGGCCCTTACAAGATGCGTGATATTACCGACGGCACCAGCAACACCTGTATGACCTACGAGTCGGCAGGACGTGCGGACTGGTGGGTGGAAGGAAAACGTAACCCTGGCCAAAGTGGCTACACACATTCCTACGGCACCACTCGCGATGGTTGGACATCCCGCACTAACGCCGGCTGGATGTTTACCTGCGAAGTCGACATGAATGCCGCCGGCAATGACATGACTGCCGTCTACTGGTCAACAGGCAATCGCGTCTTCAACGTCAGCAACTGGTTTGGAGCTCCTTATTCGTTCCACCCTGGCGGCGTTCAAATGGGTATGGCCGACGCTTCGGTTCGATTCGTTCCCGAAACAGTCACCTACGAAAACATCGTGGCATTCACGTCGATCAATGGTGGCGAAATCCTGGGAGAATACTAA
- a CDS encoding PepSY domain-containing protein, whose product MSLDIAEAVPATDAADNATAKPARPQKQPKPTSLYRVMWRWHFYAGMLVSPILMVVAITGAIYLFAAETSDMVHQDRLFVKSIGEPVSYPQLMAAAEAAVPGGTATRLTAHADPWRTSVVSVAPPKKEGEEKPKRRGRNRGTSVYVNPYTAEIQQVDNGEPDPVNGFFRTVLNIHRRLLAGTTGRIVVELTTTWTIILFISGVYMWWPRKKEKIKGVWIPRLTGKFYTVLRDWHTVPGIYLAPICMIIIVTGLFYTVVWGESFYRVTNPLIGSEVVEAESAKDEKQADDKEENEYVAPQYELQTAMTKARELYPDRDVTITLPSKAEDHYDVSAINDYARGTYGAMDSTGFKLHRDTGAVVEESDLWNNDRYWWHTWAYPLHVGSVLGMTSKIFWLVACLILVAMPFTGIWMWWKRRPKGKTGFPATPTPGGVSMWVWGTIVALCFVLPTFGLSVLVILLLDFIVTRFTRRNKRVAA is encoded by the coding sequence ATGTCCCTCGACATTGCCGAAGCTGTCCCTGCCACCGATGCTGCGGACAACGCCACCGCCAAACCGGCACGGCCGCAGAAACAGCCGAAGCCGACATCCCTTTATCGCGTGATGTGGCGTTGGCATTTCTATGCCGGGATGCTGGTGTCGCCCATTCTTATGGTGGTCGCGATCACCGGGGCCATCTATTTGTTCGCGGCAGAAACCAGCGACATGGTGCACCAGGATCGCCTGTTCGTTAAATCGATTGGCGAGCCCGTTTCCTATCCGCAACTGATGGCCGCTGCAGAAGCCGCCGTACCAGGCGGAACGGCTACGCGTTTAACGGCCCACGCTGATCCATGGCGAACGTCCGTCGTCAGCGTTGCCCCGCCGAAGAAAGAGGGAGAAGAAAAGCCAAAACGTCGAGGCCGCAACCGTGGCACGTCCGTCTACGTGAATCCCTACACCGCAGAGATTCAGCAAGTCGACAATGGCGAGCCTGACCCAGTCAACGGGTTCTTTCGCACGGTCCTCAACATTCATCGCCGCCTACTGGCCGGCACTACCGGCCGAATTGTTGTGGAACTCACGACTACGTGGACCATCATCTTGTTCATCAGCGGCGTCTACATGTGGTGGCCACGCAAGAAAGAGAAAATCAAAGGTGTCTGGATTCCACGTTTGACCGGCAAGTTCTATACCGTCCTCCGCGACTGGCACACGGTCCCAGGAATCTACCTGGCACCTATTTGCATGATCATCATCGTGACAGGCTTGTTCTACACCGTCGTCTGGGGCGAGTCGTTTTATCGCGTAACCAATCCGCTAATTGGCAGCGAAGTCGTCGAAGCCGAGTCGGCGAAAGATGAAAAACAAGCCGACGATAAAGAAGAAAATGAATACGTCGCCCCCCAATACGAATTGCAAACGGCCATGACTAAGGCCCGCGAGCTATACCCCGACCGCGACGTGACGATTACATTGCCGAGCAAAGCGGAAGATCATTACGACGTCTCCGCCATCAACGACTATGCACGCGGTACATACGGAGCCATGGACTCGACTGGCTTCAAACTGCATCGCGACACCGGCGCCGTTGTTGAAGAAAGCGATCTGTGGAATAACGATCGCTACTGGTGGCACACGTGGGCCTACCCACTGCATGTTGGAAGCGTCCTCGGCATGACCTCAAAAATTTTCTGGTTAGTCGCCTGCCTGATTTTAGTCGCCATGCCATTCACCGGCATCTGGATGTGGTGGAAGCGTCGCCCAAAAGGCAAAACCGGCTTCCCCGCTACGCCAACGCCTGGGGGGGTATCGATGTGGGTCTGGGGCACGATCGTGGCCCTTTGCTTCGTCCTACCAACGTTCGGCCTCTCGGTACTCGTAATTCTGCTACTCGACTTCATCGTGACACGCTTCACACGCCGTAACAAACGAGTCGCCGCGTAA
- a CDS encoding ComEC/Rec2 family competence protein, with the protein MGTKSVINVDLANVYSSPNRKGFLHTMAWGDYVNVEEVTDKHIKIKTAKFETQQDGSILPITTEAFICPTKSSKLKPADLVIPQKQSRVLKVNFVDVQQGDGTVIETPDGKIILVDGGDNQLFARYLAARFRGSTEARPKKIDCMLVTHGDADHFKGLVEIHRSETNSESKKRLFIAPQRVFHNGLVKRPRTVNSKRTADKDMLGSTKKVGKETIITGLVDDLLAVPDDEMNTPFRAWKKALTAWNERSPIEFRKLSFGDDDAFDFLETEGLEMQVLGPLLTTVGSTTGLKFLGKPPKGPRIGHESMSLDESEFKGLDAGHTINGHSIVFRLKYGGFSFLFSGDLNEEAGRILAQRHQHGEINLRSEVFKVPHHGSADFSGAFFQMVSPIISVVSSGDESARKEYIHPRATLMGSLGKFSRVPEPLIFVTELVAFFSMEGWSRRLDDDDHAKRGPFFGFSRAAYGIVKVRTDGDRLLIYTDSGKADMKEAYAYTLDPNGMPVPAKVIKA; encoded by the coding sequence ATGGGTACGAAATCGGTAATCAATGTCGATCTGGCCAACGTCTATTCATCTCCTAACCGCAAGGGCTTTCTGCATACGATGGCGTGGGGCGACTACGTCAATGTCGAGGAGGTGACAGACAAGCACATCAAAATCAAAACGGCGAAGTTCGAGACACAGCAGGATGGCAGCATCTTGCCGATCACGACCGAAGCTTTCATCTGCCCGACGAAGTCATCGAAGTTAAAGCCGGCTGATCTCGTCATTCCTCAAAAGCAAAGCCGAGTGCTCAAGGTAAATTTCGTCGACGTTCAGCAAGGCGACGGCACCGTCATAGAGACGCCCGACGGAAAGATCATCTTAGTAGATGGTGGAGATAATCAGCTGTTTGCCCGCTATCTGGCGGCGCGGTTTCGAGGGAGTACCGAGGCGCGACCGAAGAAGATCGACTGTATGTTGGTGACCCACGGCGATGCTGATCACTTTAAAGGACTTGTCGAAATACACCGCTCGGAAACGAATAGCGAATCGAAAAAGCGGTTATTCATCGCGCCGCAAAGGGTCTTTCACAACGGGCTCGTCAAGCGTCCTCGGACAGTAAACAGTAAACGTACCGCCGATAAGGATATGCTCGGCTCGACGAAGAAAGTTGGCAAAGAAACCATCATTACGGGACTGGTCGACGACTTGCTGGCCGTGCCCGATGACGAGATGAATACGCCCTTTCGAGCTTGGAAAAAAGCTCTCACGGCGTGGAACGAGCGATCGCCGATTGAGTTCCGGAAGCTTTCCTTTGGTGACGACGACGCGTTCGACTTTCTGGAAACCGAAGGGCTCGAGATGCAAGTGCTGGGGCCTTTGCTGACCACAGTCGGTTCGACGACCGGGTTGAAGTTTCTCGGCAAGCCGCCCAAAGGGCCACGTATCGGTCACGAGTCGATGAGCCTGGACGAAAGCGAGTTCAAGGGGCTCGACGCGGGGCACACGATCAACGGTCATTCGATTGTTTTTCGCCTTAAGTATGGTGGGTTTAGCTTTCTTTTCTCAGGGGACTTAAACGAGGAAGCAGGACGTATTCTGGCCCAGCGGCATCAGCATGGCGAGATCAACCTGCGGTCCGAGGTATTCAAGGTGCCGCATCATGGTTCGGCCGATTTCTCGGGAGCCTTTTTTCAAATGGTTTCCCCGATAATCAGTGTGGTATCAAGTGGCGACGAATCGGCTCGCAAGGAATACATCCACCCCAGGGCCACGCTGATGGGAAGTCTCGGCAAGTTTTCCCGCGTCCCGGAACCGCTCATTTTTGTCACCGAGCTCGTAGCGTTCTTCAGCATGGAAGGTTGGTCGCGTCGGCTCGACGACGACGATCACGCCAAGCGAGGTCCCTTCTTCGGCTTCAGCCGAGCGGCCTATGGCATTGTAAAAGTCCGAACCGACGGCGATCGGCTCCTGATTTACACCGACAGTGGCAAGGCCGATATGAAAGAAGCGTACGCGTACACGCTCGATCCCAACGGTATGCCAGTCCCTGCCAAGGTGATCAAAGCCTAA
- a CDS encoding bacterioferritin, whose amino-acid sequence MDQAVIDKLNEILKHEWTGVAQYSQAGFVVSGLWREVYSEMFLDAAKESFGHAKIIGQKISALGGVPTIERNQVKQTDDLYEMLTNGLEFESKAVQLYQEVLSMVDGKNRPLVVLLEEILLEEQEGVDEFTMILKDPSVAAQAKGGSASKAG is encoded by the coding sequence ATGGATCAGGCCGTAATTGACAAGTTGAACGAAATTTTGAAGCACGAGTGGACCGGAGTCGCTCAGTACTCGCAGGCCGGATTTGTCGTGAGCGGGCTGTGGCGAGAAGTCTACAGCGAAATGTTCCTGGACGCCGCCAAGGAATCGTTCGGCCACGCGAAGATCATCGGCCAGAAGATTTCCGCGCTGGGTGGCGTTCCGACCATCGAACGCAACCAGGTCAAACAGACCGACGACCTCTACGAAATGCTGACCAACGGGCTAGAGTTTGAATCGAAAGCGGTTCAGCTTTACCAAGAAGTGCTGTCAATGGTGGATGGCAAGAATCGCCCGCTGGTTGTCCTGCTGGAAGAAATCCTTCTGGAAGAACAAGAAGGCGTCGACGAGTTCACGATGATCCTGAAGGATCCGTCGGTCGCTGCCCAAGCCAAGGGTGGCAGCGCGTCGAAGGCGGGCTAA
- the rpmF gene encoding 50S ribosomal protein L32 has product MAVPKRKQSNSRTGMRRAHDGLKARELTLCPHCLHERRVRVAVPTHVVCPECGYYQGRIVMPTNEAAE; this is encoded by the coding sequence ATGGCAGTACCTAAAAGAAAACAGTCGAATTCCCGCACCGGCATGCGTCGCGCTCACGATGGCCTGAAGGCTCGTGAATTGACTTTGTGCCCTCACTGCTTGCACGAACGCCGCGTTCGCGTTGCCGTCCCGACCCACGTAGTCTGCCCAGAATGTGGCTACTACCAAGGTCGTATCGTGATGCCAACGAACGAAGCCGCCGAATAA
- the fabD gene encoding ACP S-malonyltransferase: protein MSKIAFLFPGQGAQSVGMGKALYDTLPAAKEYFDRANEVLGYDLAQICFEGPSEKLDSTNHSQPALFVTSIAALAQLRDQTPDILLSAEATAGLSLGEYTAMVFAGVMEFEDALKVVQVRGEAMQAASEAVPSGMVSILGLDQDAVEKICDEAREDGILQIANLLCPGNIVVSGTNDACERAAEVAEKSGAMKVIPLAVAGAFHTEIMRPAVEKLTEALANVTLKSPKIPVISNVDAQPHDNPEEIRSLLQQQVCSQVRWEQSMRHLLDEGFDEFYEIGAGKVLRGLMKRINRKVAFTGVEA, encoded by the coding sequence ATGAGCAAGATCGCATTCCTATTCCCAGGACAAGGCGCGCAATCAGTCGGAATGGGCAAAGCCCTCTACGACACACTGCCCGCAGCGAAAGAGTATTTCGATCGAGCCAACGAGGTTCTCGGATACGATCTCGCTCAGATTTGCTTTGAAGGTCCAAGCGAAAAGCTCGACTCGACCAATCACAGCCAACCGGCATTGTTTGTCACCAGCATTGCGGCACTCGCCCAATTGCGGGACCAAACGCCCGACATCTTGCTCTCTGCAGAAGCAACGGCCGGATTGAGCCTTGGCGAATACACAGCCATGGTCTTCGCTGGCGTCATGGAATTTGAAGACGCCCTCAAGGTCGTTCAAGTCCGCGGCGAAGCAATGCAGGCCGCCTCGGAAGCTGTGCCTAGCGGCATGGTTAGCATTCTCGGGCTCGACCAAGATGCCGTCGAAAAGATCTGCGACGAAGCACGCGAAGATGGCATCCTGCAAATCGCCAATCTGCTGTGCCCAGGCAATATCGTCGTCTCGGGAACGAACGATGCATGCGAACGAGCCGCTGAAGTTGCCGAGAAAAGCGGTGCGATGAAAGTCATCCCACTTGCGGTTGCTGGGGCATTTCACACTGAGATCATGCGGCCAGCGGTCGAGAAGCTGACCGAAGCCCTAGCGAATGTAACGCTTAAAAGCCCGAAAATCCCTGTGATTTCCAACGTCGATGCCCAGCCGCACGACAACCCCGAGGAAATCCGCTCGTTACTTCAGCAACAAGTTTGCTCGCAGGTCCGCTGGGAACAGTCGATGCGACACCTGCTCGACGAAGGATTTGACGAGTTCTACGAAATCGGAGCCGGCAAAGTCCTTCGCGGACTAATGAAGCGCATTAATCGCAAAGTTGCATTCACCGGCGTCGAGGCTTAG
- the fabG gene encoding 3-oxoacyl-[acyl-carrier-protein] reductase produces MSDADWNALPVDLTGKIAIVTGASQGIGQQIAIGLGKRGAKVACVARSADKLAETVTAIKDAGGDAEAFPCDVTSRESVEGLIDKVADEWEKIDILVNNAGVTRDNLLPRMTDEEWDTVINTNLRGMFLFSRAASKYMMRARFGRIINISSVSGIMGNPGQTNYSASKAGMIGFTRSLSRELAGRKVTINAICPGFIESDMTKALGPAVEDEVKKRIPAKRMGKPTEIADAVLFLASDNAAYVTGQVLTVDGGMTG; encoded by the coding sequence ATGAGCGACGCTGACTGGAACGCACTTCCCGTTGATTTGACTGGCAAAATTGCCATCGTCACTGGCGCCTCGCAAGGTATTGGCCAGCAGATCGCCATTGGACTCGGTAAACGCGGCGCCAAAGTGGCCTGTGTCGCCCGAAGTGCCGACAAGCTGGCCGAAACGGTTACCGCCATCAAAGATGCCGGCGGCGACGCAGAAGCGTTTCCCTGCGATGTCACGTCGCGAGAGAGCGTTGAAGGCCTGATCGACAAAGTCGCCGACGAGTGGGAAAAGATCGATATCCTGGTCAACAACGCCGGCGTCACGCGAGACAACTTGCTTCCTCGCATGACCGACGAAGAATGGGATACCGTTATCAATACAAACCTGCGCGGGATGTTCCTGTTCAGCCGTGCCGCCTCGAAGTACATGATGCGTGCCCGTTTTGGCCGAATCATCAACATCAGCAGCGTGTCAGGCATCATGGGCAACCCTGGCCAGACGAACTACTCAGCCTCCAAGGCTGGCATGATTGGCTTCACTCGCAGCCTGAGCCGCGAACTGGCCGGCCGCAAGGTCACCATAAACGCCATTTGCCCTGGCTTTATCGAATCGGACATGACCAAAGCCCTTGGTCCAGCCGTCGAAGACGAAGTCAAAAAACGCATTCCTGCGAAACGCATGGGCAAGCCAACCGAGATCGCTGACGCGGTCCTGTTCCTTGCCAGCGACAACGCGGCATACGTTACCGGGCAAGTCCTCACTGTCGACGGCGGCATGACGGGCTAG
- the acpP gene encoding acyl carrier protein, producing MPQNGGHVVSVEERVIEIVASQLGVDKEKVSRDSSFVNDLGADSLDMVELVMELEEEFDIDIPEDSADKIETVGQAIDYLEEAKNS from the coding sequence TTGCCCCAAAACGGAGGACACGTCGTGTCGGTTGAAGAGCGTGTAATCGAAATCGTCGCCAGCCAGCTGGGTGTGGATAAAGAAAAGGTTTCTCGTGATAGTTCCTTCGTGAACGACCTCGGAGCCGATTCCTTGGACATGGTCGAATTGGTCATGGAACTGGAAGAAGAATTTGATATCGACATCCCGGAAGATTCCGCGGATAAGATTGAGACGGTCGGTCAAGCAATTGACTACCTGGAAGAAGCCAAGAACTCTTAG
- the fabF gene encoding beta-ketoacyl-ACP synthase II has translation MKRRVVVTGMGIVSSLSSQLDQFWSKLIAGESGIHEIKILDTSRFKVKFAADVHDWAPDEYIDSKEQKRLDRFSQFGMVAGIDAITQSGLDFSQEDSYRCGVILGSGVGGIATIEEQTEKLLTKGADRVSPMTIPRLMLNAAGGNISIRYGLRGPNYTVATACASATNALGDALKSIQYDEADVMISGGTEAGITPMGISAFSNMKALSFRNDDPKAASRPFDLDRDGFVMAEGAGVVVLEELEHAKARGATIFAELVGFGCSGDGGHITSPDPEGRGAARAMQNALNDAKLAPEKIDYINAHGTSTPPGDKAETTAIKTVYGDHAYKLAVSSTKSSLGHSLGASGGIELIASIKAIQEGIVPPTINLEKPDPACDLDYTPNEAKNRKVCYAMSNSFGFGGHNACVIAKEYTE, from the coding sequence ATGAAGCGTCGTGTTGTCGTTACCGGAATGGGGATTGTTTCCTCGCTTAGCAGCCAACTAGATCAGTTTTGGTCGAAGTTGATTGCCGGCGAGAGCGGTATCCACGAAATCAAAATCCTGGATACCTCCCGATTCAAGGTGAAGTTCGCAGCGGACGTTCACGATTGGGCACCGGACGAGTACATCGACTCGAAAGAGCAGAAACGACTCGACCGTTTCTCGCAATTTGGAATGGTCGCGGGAATCGATGCCATCACACAGTCTGGCCTCGATTTCTCGCAGGAAGATTCTTACCGCTGCGGCGTGATTCTCGGTTCCGGTGTGGGCGGCATCGCCACCATTGAAGAACAGACCGAGAAGCTACTCACCAAAGGTGCGGATCGGGTATCTCCGATGACGATCCCGCGCCTGATGCTCAATGCGGCCGGCGGAAACATCTCGATTCGCTATGGACTTCGCGGACCCAACTACACCGTTGCCACCGCATGTGCGAGTGCGACGAACGCTCTGGGCGATGCTTTGAAGTCAATCCAATACGACGAAGCAGACGTCATGATTTCTGGCGGTACCGAAGCGGGAATCACCCCGATGGGTATCAGCGCTTTCTCGAACATGAAAGCTCTCTCGTTCCGCAACGACGACCCCAAAGCTGCCAGCCGCCCGTTCGATCTTGATCGAGACGGTTTCGTGATGGCGGAAGGAGCCGGCGTGGTTGTCCTGGAAGAACTCGAACATGCGAAAGCTCGCGGTGCGACTATCTTCGCCGAACTCGTCGGCTTCGGCTGCAGTGGCGATGGTGGTCATATCACGTCGCCTGATCCTGAAGGCCGCGGTGCCGCTCGAGCCATGCAGAACGCATTGAACGACGCCAAGCTGGCCCCCGAAAAGATCGACTACATCAACGCCCACGGCACGAGTACTCCGCCAGGCGATAAAGCTGAAACGACGGCCATCAAAACGGTCTACGGCGATCACGCTTACAAGCTGGCCGTTTCCAGCACCAAAAGCTCGCTGGGGCACTCACTCGGGGCTAGTGGCGGTATCGAATTGATCGCCAGCATTAAGGCAATCCAAGAGGGAATCGTTCCTCCGACGATTAACCTGGAAAAGCCAGATCCTGCGTGCGATCTCGACTATACGCCCAACGAAGCGAAAAACCGAAAAGTCTGCTACGCGATGAGCAATAGCTTCGGCTTTGGTGGGCACAACGCCTGCGTTATCGCCAAAGAATACACCGAGTAA